DNA sequence from the Oreochromis niloticus isolate F11D_XX linkage group LG8, O_niloticus_UMD_NMBU, whole genome shotgun sequence genome:
GCATCTGGAcccactatttttattattattatcgttattattattatgtaaatcCCTATAAatctgaattattattattttatctgTCAATGAGACTGCAGCATGTCACTCTTTCTAAAAATGCTCACTATTGCAGGAGATGGAGAGCCTGAAGTGTGAACAAACAAcacttcagcagcagcagaatgcTCTGACTCAGGTAGCCTCTATATAACTCCTTACAATCTGTCTCCATACTGAGCACCAGCTActgaatgtgttattttttttcatgcgcAGATGCATATATCAAGTCATCAGAAAAGAGCTCAGAAGAAAGTAGGTCAGTGAATAAAATAATCTGCATTCTTTACtcaaaataaaaccattttaaaCATGTACTCTTAATTCGGTATGTGCTGCAATCTCTCTTCTCAAGCAGGAACACACATCCTCACTTACAGTCCAAATGACATTAAGGATGATAACTTTCAGTCCTCTGTGGAAGATGCAAGAAGACGAGGTGACCCCTGTTTCCACTACACGGTCCTAGATCAGACCTGGCGCGccaccaacaccaccaccaaGATGAAGATGTGTGATCGGCATGTAGGCTGGAAAGGTAACCGACTGCACTTTCTTTATATGTAGCATTCACCTAATTCAATAAAAGTAGCAATGGCATTTCAAAAAAGAATCAATTTTTCATCTTCTATTGGAGGGTGGTACCGTCTTTTCTACAAGGGTAAAAGTCTGCAGATGCCTGAGAGGTGCGTCCCTGTGAACAAATGTGGCACTAACTCCCCGCTGTGGCTGTCCGGGCCTCATCCAAGGATCAGGGATGGTATTGTGACCCGCAGTGTCTGCGGCCATTGGAAAAAACAATGCTGTGCTTTCCGTTCCACCCCCATCAAAGTCAAGAAGTGCCCGGGCAACTATTACGTCTATCAGTTCACTAAGCCAACATCCTGTTATTTGGCTTACTGTGCAGGTATAAgtgaaaaaatgcattaataTTGTGCACACTTGTGGGAGCGTTTGGCTTTTGGATGCTGAAAAATGACATCCACTTTCACCCACAATCCATATTTATCCTGATTGCTGCAAATGTATACCTTTTGGAACAGTCTAATTCCTGCTAAGAGCAGTGCTTTTTAGAGGACTGTTTGAATGTTGCTGAATGTGTGTTCTCAGACGTCAACACGCTTGTGTGCGGGCGATGCAGGAGAAACCAGTCCTGTGTGAGCAGAGATAAGATTAACTGGAGATGCAAGACAAACagaagtaagtaaagtttttgtCAGTTTGAATGCGTCATACTAACGTTTATGCTGAAGGGATGAAAGGCCTTGGATGTCTGGGGCttttattcttctctgtttgatGACAGCATTTCTTTGTCAATTGTAATGCAACTTATTGAATACTAACATTGATTAATATGGGCAATCAGGCACAAATAGTTGCATGTATTATTGTACAGCACTAATTTGTTACTAGTTTGTATctatataaatacaaaactTCAACTTAGAAAAGCTTCATTAAACAACTGTGTTTAAATATTTGTATTACTTTAAGAAACATTAAGAGACAGATGAAGTCTTTTTTTGCTCCTCAAACTTTAATTGTAAGCAAAAAAAATTACTCATTTGGTATTAAACTTTCTTAAAGCTGGAGAATCTGCTACATAGTTTGTGTAAGAATGATTAAGATATTATCCTATGTTTTCCATAATACACCTACAAAAGCTTCTCTTTATTAAGACATTGCTGCAAGGTATATATCTATTTGTCTTtgtaataatactaataataagaATATCTGCTCTTCAGTGTCTTCCCGAAAGATCCACTTCTTTGCGTCTTACCCTGCCCAAATCACTGGCAAAATGAACAGGATCAAGTACAGCAAGGTGCTGGTGAATGTGGGCCGAGCCTTCGACAGGAGGACTGGTGTGTTCAGGGCTCCCGTCAAAGGAATCTACCAGTTCTTCTTCTCCACTCAGACGACCATTAAGGGCCTTAAAACCGATCTGTGGctagtaataaataattacTGGGTGGCTGTTTCTCGTGCACATGTTCCCCGTTCCTACAGTGTTGGAAGCACATCTACATACATGACGTTCCTCCGCAGAGGGGCTTCAGTCTATGTCACCCACAACTGTGGTAACTCCTGGGCCACCGCTGCATCCATGACTATTACATTTGGAGGCTCACTGCTTTTACAAAGTAAATAATATACACCCATTTTTAAAATGGTGCTCATTGATGTATTGTgtcacttttatttgtttttgtattttagcaAAGAAGAGATAAGGAAAAAGTTTGTTCTTTCTGTCAACAGATccactgttgttgtaatttattatattatttttgctcATGCTAACTCGTACTAAATCAACCAGTTCCACTGTATTAACTACTCTGGGGTGCCAGCTAAATGCCCAAAGTATTAAATGTCTGCTTTGATGcttaaatgaaaatattaatattaaaaagacTTAAGAGTGATGTTATTATCTAAATCCATCATTACTGCAAttcatacatttatttaatattcactttcaattcagttttatttataaagcctCAAAACTCAGCAAGGCACTTTATCTGGAACGAAATCCCAACAAGCACTAGgtgacagcaggaaaaaaaaaacttcccctcaacaggaagaagcctgcAATAGAACCAGTCTAAGAGAGGGCGAGCCATCTGCTGTGAACAGCCGGGGAtggaaggaaagagaaaaagggGAGCATAGGTAgacaggacaaaacacagaGGATGAGAGACAGATGTGCAGCAGTAATAGCAGGAGCAGGAGCCATAATACAAAGTGGTGAGGAGAGTAGAAATGTGCTGTCTGGTACAAGAAGTCTTCCAGCAGCCTGTGTCTACAACAGCATAACAAAGTGATGTTTGAGTCACCTGATTCCATCCTAACTATAAGCtatatcaaaaagaaaagttataagtctaatcttaaaagtggAGATgatgtctgtctcccaaatccactGGCAAAGAGCTgatagctgaaggctctgcctcccattctactttcagaaattctaggaaccacaagtaagcc
Encoded proteins:
- the LOC100701924 gene encoding uncharacterized protein LOC100701924 isoform X1, giving the protein MVVLALAMFVALSSCAVGCSGNTNSSELKLWRVEDQPLAVQLAAVFKEMESLKCEQTTLQQQQNALTQMHISSHQKRAQKKVAGTHILTYSPNDIKDDNFQSSVEDARRRGDPCFHYTVLDQTWRATNTTTKMKMCDRHVGWKGWYRLFYKGKSLQMPERCVPVNKCGTNSPLWLSGPHPRIRDGIVTRSVCGHWKKQCCAFRSTPIKVKKCPGNYYVYQFTKPTSCYLAYCADVNTLVCGRCRRNQSCVSRDKINWRCKTNRMSSRKIHFFASYPAQITGKMNRIKYSKVLVNVGRAFDRRTGVFRAPVKGIYQFFFSTQTTIKGLKTDLWLVINNYWVAVSRAHVPRSYSVGSTSTYMTFLRRGASVYVTHNCGNSWATAASMTITFGGSLLLQSK
- the LOC100701924 gene encoding uncharacterized protein LOC100701924 isoform X2 produces the protein MVVLALAMFVALSSCAVGCSGNTNSSELKLWRVEDQPLAVQLAAVFKEMESLKCEQTTLQQQQNALTQMHISSHQKRAQKKVGTHILTYSPNDIKDDNFQSSVEDARRRGDPCFHYTVLDQTWRATNTTTKMKMCDRHVGWKGWYRLFYKGKSLQMPERCVPVNKCGTNSPLWLSGPHPRIRDGIVTRSVCGHWKKQCCAFRSTPIKVKKCPGNYYVYQFTKPTSCYLAYCADVNTLVCGRCRRNQSCVSRDKINWRCKTNRMSSRKIHFFASYPAQITGKMNRIKYSKVLVNVGRAFDRRTGVFRAPVKGIYQFFFSTQTTIKGLKTDLWLVINNYWVAVSRAHVPRSYSVGSTSTYMTFLRRGASVYVTHNCGNSWATAASMTITFGGSLLLQSK